A window from Telopea speciosissima isolate NSW1024214 ecotype Mountain lineage chromosome 8, Tspe_v1, whole genome shotgun sequence encodes these proteins:
- the LOC122638385 gene encoding protein MEI2-like 4 isoform X2, producing the protein MPLEIMDQRGLSPSSFFYEEIRFPAERHVGFWKSESMPDQHGVGIPGESRTSDIISVATLSQEKLVPVGARPIECLELPQTYLVRDQKVKLSLERPVIRAEKAAKIDVNGAQYENGLFSSSLSEIFTKKLRLSVNDVLVRHSVDSVASHYEEEEPFESLKEIEAQTIGNLLPDDDDLLSGVIDKIEYIAQPNSENDIEDFDLFSSGGGMELEGDDGSSAAQRNSDFSGGISNCQPAGSNSSIAGEHPYGEHPSRTLFVRNISSNVEDSELKALFGQYGDIRTLYTSCKQRGFVMISYYDIRAARNAMRALQNKPLRLRKLDIHFSIPKDNPSEKDINQGTLVVFNLDSSVSNDDLCQIFGAYGEIKEIRETPHKHHHKFIEFYDVRAAEAALRALNRSDIAGKCIKLEPSRPGGARQCLMQQFSPELEQEESIECQQQGSRPNISPSVPVPRGAIASTCIKNGAIHGPNTTIRPPMSPFIENALHRGISSSVRNTIPSPVRVLSVGNQSGLGEPSHSFAPMKFGYQGIQMYPHSLPDYHNGLACSMPYNSHGTMAANINPGPSEGIGNRHIHRIGSNGHSVELNEGVFGSSGNGSCPLRGFHNMWSNSSSYHPHPPAPVMWPNSSSFVNDVNVHSSAQLHGVARSPSNMMNTNLPIYYHHHVGSAPAVNHSLWERRHTYAGESPDGSSFHSGSLGSMVFSGSSNLHPLELASHNVFHVGGNCMDPSFPSTSVGMHSPQQQCHMFPIRNPMVPMPSSFDAPNGRIRSRRSEGGSSQIDNKKQYELDIDRIVCGEDTRTTLMIKNIPNKYTSKMLLAAIDEHQRGTYDFIYLPIDFKNKCNVGYAFINMIDSLHIIPFYQAFNGKKWEKFNSEKVASLAYARIQGKAALIAHFQNSSLMNEDKRCRPILFHSDGPNAGDQEPFPLGINIRSRPSKSRTSGNEENHEESPSTSVNGEESSNGIDASSGSAKDLE; encoded by the exons GAGTGGGGATCCCGGGAGAATCACGAACATCAGACATCATATCAGTTGCTACGTTATCACAGGAGAAACTAGTGCCAGTGGGTGCACGGCCGATTGAATGCTTGGAACTTCCTCAGACTTATCTGGTTCGAGACCAGAAAGTGAAGCTTAGCTTAGAGCGGCCTGTGATAAGAGCAGAGAAAGCTGCCAAGATTGATGTTAATGGGGCTCAATATGAGAATGGTCTCTTCTCAAGTTCCTTATCAGAAATATTCACTAAGAAGT TGCGATTGTCAGTAAATGATGTTCTAGTTAGACACTCTGTTGACTCTGTTGCCTCCCACTACGAGGAAGAGGAGCCATTTGAATCCCTCAAAGAAATTGAGGCCCAAACCATTGGCAACCTCCTTCCTGATGACGATGATTTGCTTTCTGGGGTAATTGATAAGATTGAGTATATTGCTCAACCCAATAGTGAGAATGACATAGAAGATTTTGATCTGTTCAGTAGTGGTGGAGGTATGGAACTGGAGGGAGATGATGGTTCCTCTGCGGCCCAAAGGAACTCTGATTTTTCTGGCGGAATTTCGAACTGTCAGCCGGCGGGATCTAATAGTTCTATTGCTGGGGAACACCCTTATGGAGAACATCCGTCAAGAACACTTTTTGTTAGAAATATCAGTAGCAATGTTGAAGACTCTGAGTTGAAGGCTTTATTTGGG CAATATGGAGACATCCGTACTCTTTATACATCCTGCAAGCAACGTGGTTTTGTTATGATTTCTTATTATGATATAAGAGCAGCACGCAATGCAATGAGAGCACTTCAAAACAAGCCATTGAGACTCAGGAAGCTTGACATACACTTCTCAATTCCAAAG GATAACCCATCTGAGAAAGATATTAACCAGGGTACTCTGGTGGTGTTCAACTTAGATTCGTCTGTTTCGAATGATGATCTTTGTCAGATTTTTGGTGCTTATGGAGAAATTAAGGAG ATCCGTGAAACTCCACATAAGCACCACCACAAATTTATAGAGTTCTATGATGTTAGGGCTGCAGAAGCTGCACTTCGTGCATTGAACAGAAGTGATATTGCAGGGAAGTGTATCAAGCTTGAGCCAAGCCGCCCTGGTGGGGCAAGACAGTG tTTGATGCAACAATTTTCTCCAGAGCTAGAGCAAGAAGAATCCATTGAATGTCAGCAACAGGGCAGCCGTCCTAATATTTCACCATCAG TACCAGTTCCACGTGGAGCAATTGCATCTACCTGCATAAAAAATGGAGCGATCCATGGTCCGAACACCACAATTCGACCACCTATGAGTCCATTTATTGAAAATGCATTGCACCGTGGAATCTCTTCTAGTGTACGAAATACAATTCCATCCCCAGTGAGAGTTTTATCAGTTGGTAATCAATCTGGTCTAGGTGAGCCCAGCCACTCATTTGCGCCAATGAAGTTTGGTTACCAAGGCATCCAAATGTATCCCCATTCACTTCCTGATTATCATAATGGGTTAGCTTGTAGCATGCCCTACAATTCTCATGGCACCATGGCAGCGAATATCAATCCCGGACCTTCAGAAGGAATTGGTAACAGACACATCCACAGAATAGGCTCAAATGGGCATTCAGTTGAACTTAATGAAGGTG TGTTTGGTTCTTCTGGAAATGGAAGCTGCCCACTTCGTGGATTTCATAATATGTGGAGTAATTCCAGCTCATATCACCCTCATCCTCCGGCACCTGTGATGTGGCCAAACTCATCTTCATTtgtcaatgatgttaatgttcaTTCCTCAGCACAACTGCATGGAGTTGCAAGATCACCTTCTAATATGATGAACACAAATCTACCCATATATTACCACCACCATGTGGGCTCAGCGCCAGCAGTCAATCACTCCCTTTGGGAAAGGCGACATACCTATGCAGGAGAGTCTCCTGATGGGTCCAGTTTCCATTCAGGTTCTCTTGGGAGTATGGTGTTTTCTGGTAGCTCTAACTTGCATCCTTTGGAACTTGCTTCTCATAACGTGTTTCATGTTGGTGGCAACTGTATGGACCCATCATTTCCTTCAACTAGTGTTGGAATGCACTCTCCTCAGCAGCAATGCCACATGTTTCCTATTCGAAACCCTATGGTTCCCATGCCGAGCTCATTTGATGCTCCTAATGGGCGGATTCGGAGCCGTAGGAGTGAAGGTGGATCCAGTCAGATAGACAACAAGAAACAGTATGAACTCGATATTGATCGAATAGTGTGTGGGGAAGACACCCGAACAACTCTTATGATAAAGAACATTCCTAACAA GTACACTTCGAAGATGCTTTTGGCTGCAATTGATGAACACCAACGAGGAACTTACGATTTCATTTATTTGCCAATTGATTTCAAG AATAAGTGCAATGTGGGTTATGCTTTCATCAACATGATTGATTCTCTGCACATTATTCCTTTCTATCAG GCATTCAAtggtaaaaaatgggagaagtTCAATAGTGAAAAGGTGGCATCACTTGCATATGCTCGTATCCAGGGAAAAGCTGCTCTTATTGCCCATTTCCAGAATTCAAGCTTGATGAATGAAGATAAACGATGCCGTCCTATTCTGTTTCATTCTGATGGTCCAAATGCAGGTGATCAG GAGCCCTTCCCTTTGGGGATCAATATCCGTTCAAGGCCTAGCAAGTCACGGACCAGTGGTAATGAGGAGAATCATGAAGAGAGCCCATCAACCTCTGTAAATGGAGAGGAATCTTCCAATGGAATAGACGCTTCTTCGGGTTCTGCCAAGGACTTGGAGTGA
- the LOC122638385 gene encoding protein MEI2-like 4 isoform X1, protein MPLEIMDQRGLSPSSFFYEEIRFPAERHVGFWKSESMPDQHGVGIPGESRTSDIISVATLSQEKLVPVGARPIECLELPQTYLVRDQKVKLSLERPVIRAEKAAKIDVNGAQYENGLFSSSLSEIFTKKLRLSVNDVLVRHSVDSVASHYEEEEPFESLKEIEAQTIGNLLPDDDDLLSGVIDKIEYIAQPNSENDIEDFDLFSSGGGMELEGDDGSSAAQRNSDFSGGISNCQPAGSNSSIAGEHPYGEHPSRTLFVRNISSNVEDSELKALFGQYGDIRTLYTSCKQRGFVMISYYDIRAARNAMRALQNKPLRLRKLDIHFSIPKDNPSEKDINQGTLVVFNLDSSVSNDDLCQIFGAYGEIKEIRETPHKHHHKFIEFYDVRAAEAALRALNRSDIAGKCIKLEPSRPGGARHLMQQFSPELEQEESIECQQQGSRPNISPSGCFLPVPRGAIASTCIKNGAIHGPNTTIRPPMSPFIENALHRGISSSVRNTIPSPVRVLSVGNQSGLGEPSHSFAPMKFGYQGIQMYPHSLPDYHNGLACSMPYNSHGTMAANINPGPSEGIGNRHIHRIGSNGHSVELNEGVFGSSGNGSCPLRGFHNMWSNSSSYHPHPPAPVMWPNSSSFVNDVNVHSSAQLHGVARSPSNMMNTNLPIYYHHHVGSAPAVNHSLWERRHTYAGESPDGSSFHSGSLGSMVFSGSSNLHPLELASHNVFHVGGNCMDPSFPSTSVGMHSPQQQCHMFPIRNPMVPMPSSFDAPNGRIRSRRSEGGSSQIDNKKQYELDIDRIVCGEDTRTTLMIKNIPNKYTSKMLLAAIDEHQRGTYDFIYLPIDFKNKCNVGYAFINMIDSLHIIPFYQAFNGKKWEKFNSEKVASLAYARIQGKAALIAHFQNSSLMNEDKRCRPILFHSDGPNAGDQEPFPLGINIRSRPSKSRTSGNEENHEESPSTSVNGEESSNGIDASSGSAKDLE, encoded by the exons GAGTGGGGATCCCGGGAGAATCACGAACATCAGACATCATATCAGTTGCTACGTTATCACAGGAGAAACTAGTGCCAGTGGGTGCACGGCCGATTGAATGCTTGGAACTTCCTCAGACTTATCTGGTTCGAGACCAGAAAGTGAAGCTTAGCTTAGAGCGGCCTGTGATAAGAGCAGAGAAAGCTGCCAAGATTGATGTTAATGGGGCTCAATATGAGAATGGTCTCTTCTCAAGTTCCTTATCAGAAATATTCACTAAGAAGT TGCGATTGTCAGTAAATGATGTTCTAGTTAGACACTCTGTTGACTCTGTTGCCTCCCACTACGAGGAAGAGGAGCCATTTGAATCCCTCAAAGAAATTGAGGCCCAAACCATTGGCAACCTCCTTCCTGATGACGATGATTTGCTTTCTGGGGTAATTGATAAGATTGAGTATATTGCTCAACCCAATAGTGAGAATGACATAGAAGATTTTGATCTGTTCAGTAGTGGTGGAGGTATGGAACTGGAGGGAGATGATGGTTCCTCTGCGGCCCAAAGGAACTCTGATTTTTCTGGCGGAATTTCGAACTGTCAGCCGGCGGGATCTAATAGTTCTATTGCTGGGGAACACCCTTATGGAGAACATCCGTCAAGAACACTTTTTGTTAGAAATATCAGTAGCAATGTTGAAGACTCTGAGTTGAAGGCTTTATTTGGG CAATATGGAGACATCCGTACTCTTTATACATCCTGCAAGCAACGTGGTTTTGTTATGATTTCTTATTATGATATAAGAGCAGCACGCAATGCAATGAGAGCACTTCAAAACAAGCCATTGAGACTCAGGAAGCTTGACATACACTTCTCAATTCCAAAG GATAACCCATCTGAGAAAGATATTAACCAGGGTACTCTGGTGGTGTTCAACTTAGATTCGTCTGTTTCGAATGATGATCTTTGTCAGATTTTTGGTGCTTATGGAGAAATTAAGGAG ATCCGTGAAACTCCACATAAGCACCACCACAAATTTATAGAGTTCTATGATGTTAGGGCTGCAGAAGCTGCACTTCGTGCATTGAACAGAAGTGATATTGCAGGGAAGTGTATCAAGCTTGAGCCAAGCCGCCCTGGTGGGGCAAGACA tTTGATGCAACAATTTTCTCCAGAGCTAGAGCAAGAAGAATCCATTGAATGTCAGCAACAGGGCAGCCGTCCTAATATTTCACCATCAGGTTGCTTTC TACCAGTTCCACGTGGAGCAATTGCATCTACCTGCATAAAAAATGGAGCGATCCATGGTCCGAACACCACAATTCGACCACCTATGAGTCCATTTATTGAAAATGCATTGCACCGTGGAATCTCTTCTAGTGTACGAAATACAATTCCATCCCCAGTGAGAGTTTTATCAGTTGGTAATCAATCTGGTCTAGGTGAGCCCAGCCACTCATTTGCGCCAATGAAGTTTGGTTACCAAGGCATCCAAATGTATCCCCATTCACTTCCTGATTATCATAATGGGTTAGCTTGTAGCATGCCCTACAATTCTCATGGCACCATGGCAGCGAATATCAATCCCGGACCTTCAGAAGGAATTGGTAACAGACACATCCACAGAATAGGCTCAAATGGGCATTCAGTTGAACTTAATGAAGGTG TGTTTGGTTCTTCTGGAAATGGAAGCTGCCCACTTCGTGGATTTCATAATATGTGGAGTAATTCCAGCTCATATCACCCTCATCCTCCGGCACCTGTGATGTGGCCAAACTCATCTTCATTtgtcaatgatgttaatgttcaTTCCTCAGCACAACTGCATGGAGTTGCAAGATCACCTTCTAATATGATGAACACAAATCTACCCATATATTACCACCACCATGTGGGCTCAGCGCCAGCAGTCAATCACTCCCTTTGGGAAAGGCGACATACCTATGCAGGAGAGTCTCCTGATGGGTCCAGTTTCCATTCAGGTTCTCTTGGGAGTATGGTGTTTTCTGGTAGCTCTAACTTGCATCCTTTGGAACTTGCTTCTCATAACGTGTTTCATGTTGGTGGCAACTGTATGGACCCATCATTTCCTTCAACTAGTGTTGGAATGCACTCTCCTCAGCAGCAATGCCACATGTTTCCTATTCGAAACCCTATGGTTCCCATGCCGAGCTCATTTGATGCTCCTAATGGGCGGATTCGGAGCCGTAGGAGTGAAGGTGGATCCAGTCAGATAGACAACAAGAAACAGTATGAACTCGATATTGATCGAATAGTGTGTGGGGAAGACACCCGAACAACTCTTATGATAAAGAACATTCCTAACAA GTACACTTCGAAGATGCTTTTGGCTGCAATTGATGAACACCAACGAGGAACTTACGATTTCATTTATTTGCCAATTGATTTCAAG AATAAGTGCAATGTGGGTTATGCTTTCATCAACATGATTGATTCTCTGCACATTATTCCTTTCTATCAG GCATTCAAtggtaaaaaatgggagaagtTCAATAGTGAAAAGGTGGCATCACTTGCATATGCTCGTATCCAGGGAAAAGCTGCTCTTATTGCCCATTTCCAGAATTCAAGCTTGATGAATGAAGATAAACGATGCCGTCCTATTCTGTTTCATTCTGATGGTCCAAATGCAGGTGATCAG GAGCCCTTCCCTTTGGGGATCAATATCCGTTCAAGGCCTAGCAAGTCACGGACCAGTGGTAATGAGGAGAATCATGAAGAGAGCCCATCAACCTCTGTAAATGGAGAGGAATCTTCCAATGGAATAGACGCTTCTTCGGGTTCTGCCAAGGACTTGGAGTGA
- the LOC122638385 gene encoding protein MEI2-like 4 isoform X4: MPLEIMDQRGLSPSSFFYEEIRFPAERHVGFWKSESMPDQHGVGIPGESRTSDIISVATLSQEKLVPVGARPIECLELPQTYLVRDQKVKLSLERPVIRAEKAAKIDVNGAQYENGLFSSSLSEIFTKKLRLSVNDVLVRHSVDSVASHYEEEEPFESLKEIEAQTIGNLLPDDDDLLSGVIDKIEYIAQPNSENDIEDFDLFSSGGGMELEGDDGSSAAQRNSDFSGGISNCQPAGSNSSIAGEHPYGEHPSRTLFVRNISSNVEDSELKALFGQYGDIRTLYTSCKQRGFVMISYYDIRAARNAMRALQNKPLRLRKLDIHFSIPKDNPSEKDINQGTLVVFNLDSSVSNDDLCQIFGAYGEIKEIRETPHKHHHKFIEFYDVRAAEAALRALNRSDIAGKCIKLEPSRPGGARHLMQQFSPELEQEESIECQQQGSRPNISPSVPVPRGAIASTCIKNGAIHGPNTTIRPPMSPFIENALHRGISSSVRNTIPSPVRVLSVGNQSGLGEPSHSFAPMKFGYQGIQMYPHSLPDYHNGLACSMPYNSHGTMAANINPGPSEGIGNRHIHRIGSNGHSVELNEGVFGSSGNGSCPLRGFHNMWSNSSSYHPHPPAPVMWPNSSSFVNDVNVHSSAQLHGVARSPSNMMNTNLPIYYHHHVGSAPAVNHSLWERRHTYAGESPDGSSFHSGSLGSMVFSGSSNLHPLELASHNVFHVGGNCMDPSFPSTSVGMHSPQQQCHMFPIRNPMVPMPSSFDAPNGRIRSRRSEGGSSQIDNKKQYELDIDRIVCGEDTRTTLMIKNIPNKYTSKMLLAAIDEHQRGTYDFIYLPIDFKNKCNVGYAFINMIDSLHIIPFYQAFNGKKWEKFNSEKVASLAYARIQGKAALIAHFQNSSLMNEDKRCRPILFHSDGPNAGDQEPFPLGINIRSRPSKSRTSGNEENHEESPSTSVNGEESSNGIDASSGSAKDLE; this comes from the exons GAGTGGGGATCCCGGGAGAATCACGAACATCAGACATCATATCAGTTGCTACGTTATCACAGGAGAAACTAGTGCCAGTGGGTGCACGGCCGATTGAATGCTTGGAACTTCCTCAGACTTATCTGGTTCGAGACCAGAAAGTGAAGCTTAGCTTAGAGCGGCCTGTGATAAGAGCAGAGAAAGCTGCCAAGATTGATGTTAATGGGGCTCAATATGAGAATGGTCTCTTCTCAAGTTCCTTATCAGAAATATTCACTAAGAAGT TGCGATTGTCAGTAAATGATGTTCTAGTTAGACACTCTGTTGACTCTGTTGCCTCCCACTACGAGGAAGAGGAGCCATTTGAATCCCTCAAAGAAATTGAGGCCCAAACCATTGGCAACCTCCTTCCTGATGACGATGATTTGCTTTCTGGGGTAATTGATAAGATTGAGTATATTGCTCAACCCAATAGTGAGAATGACATAGAAGATTTTGATCTGTTCAGTAGTGGTGGAGGTATGGAACTGGAGGGAGATGATGGTTCCTCTGCGGCCCAAAGGAACTCTGATTTTTCTGGCGGAATTTCGAACTGTCAGCCGGCGGGATCTAATAGTTCTATTGCTGGGGAACACCCTTATGGAGAACATCCGTCAAGAACACTTTTTGTTAGAAATATCAGTAGCAATGTTGAAGACTCTGAGTTGAAGGCTTTATTTGGG CAATATGGAGACATCCGTACTCTTTATACATCCTGCAAGCAACGTGGTTTTGTTATGATTTCTTATTATGATATAAGAGCAGCACGCAATGCAATGAGAGCACTTCAAAACAAGCCATTGAGACTCAGGAAGCTTGACATACACTTCTCAATTCCAAAG GATAACCCATCTGAGAAAGATATTAACCAGGGTACTCTGGTGGTGTTCAACTTAGATTCGTCTGTTTCGAATGATGATCTTTGTCAGATTTTTGGTGCTTATGGAGAAATTAAGGAG ATCCGTGAAACTCCACATAAGCACCACCACAAATTTATAGAGTTCTATGATGTTAGGGCTGCAGAAGCTGCACTTCGTGCATTGAACAGAAGTGATATTGCAGGGAAGTGTATCAAGCTTGAGCCAAGCCGCCCTGGTGGGGCAAGACA tTTGATGCAACAATTTTCTCCAGAGCTAGAGCAAGAAGAATCCATTGAATGTCAGCAACAGGGCAGCCGTCCTAATATTTCACCATCAG TACCAGTTCCACGTGGAGCAATTGCATCTACCTGCATAAAAAATGGAGCGATCCATGGTCCGAACACCACAATTCGACCACCTATGAGTCCATTTATTGAAAATGCATTGCACCGTGGAATCTCTTCTAGTGTACGAAATACAATTCCATCCCCAGTGAGAGTTTTATCAGTTGGTAATCAATCTGGTCTAGGTGAGCCCAGCCACTCATTTGCGCCAATGAAGTTTGGTTACCAAGGCATCCAAATGTATCCCCATTCACTTCCTGATTATCATAATGGGTTAGCTTGTAGCATGCCCTACAATTCTCATGGCACCATGGCAGCGAATATCAATCCCGGACCTTCAGAAGGAATTGGTAACAGACACATCCACAGAATAGGCTCAAATGGGCATTCAGTTGAACTTAATGAAGGTG TGTTTGGTTCTTCTGGAAATGGAAGCTGCCCACTTCGTGGATTTCATAATATGTGGAGTAATTCCAGCTCATATCACCCTCATCCTCCGGCACCTGTGATGTGGCCAAACTCATCTTCATTtgtcaatgatgttaatgttcaTTCCTCAGCACAACTGCATGGAGTTGCAAGATCACCTTCTAATATGATGAACACAAATCTACCCATATATTACCACCACCATGTGGGCTCAGCGCCAGCAGTCAATCACTCCCTTTGGGAAAGGCGACATACCTATGCAGGAGAGTCTCCTGATGGGTCCAGTTTCCATTCAGGTTCTCTTGGGAGTATGGTGTTTTCTGGTAGCTCTAACTTGCATCCTTTGGAACTTGCTTCTCATAACGTGTTTCATGTTGGTGGCAACTGTATGGACCCATCATTTCCTTCAACTAGTGTTGGAATGCACTCTCCTCAGCAGCAATGCCACATGTTTCCTATTCGAAACCCTATGGTTCCCATGCCGAGCTCATTTGATGCTCCTAATGGGCGGATTCGGAGCCGTAGGAGTGAAGGTGGATCCAGTCAGATAGACAACAAGAAACAGTATGAACTCGATATTGATCGAATAGTGTGTGGGGAAGACACCCGAACAACTCTTATGATAAAGAACATTCCTAACAA GTACACTTCGAAGATGCTTTTGGCTGCAATTGATGAACACCAACGAGGAACTTACGATTTCATTTATTTGCCAATTGATTTCAAG AATAAGTGCAATGTGGGTTATGCTTTCATCAACATGATTGATTCTCTGCACATTATTCCTTTCTATCAG GCATTCAAtggtaaaaaatgggagaagtTCAATAGTGAAAAGGTGGCATCACTTGCATATGCTCGTATCCAGGGAAAAGCTGCTCTTATTGCCCATTTCCAGAATTCAAGCTTGATGAATGAAGATAAACGATGCCGTCCTATTCTGTTTCATTCTGATGGTCCAAATGCAGGTGATCAG GAGCCCTTCCCTTTGGGGATCAATATCCGTTCAAGGCCTAGCAAGTCACGGACCAGTGGTAATGAGGAGAATCATGAAGAGAGCCCATCAACCTCTGTAAATGGAGAGGAATCTTCCAATGGAATAGACGCTTCTTCGGGTTCTGCCAAGGACTTGGAGTGA